In Colletotrichum higginsianum IMI 349063 chromosome 3, whole genome shotgun sequence, a genomic segment contains:
- a CDS encoding Kinesin light chain: MASHSRRRRREDFQIAVICALPLEYDAVVFACDEIWEEDRVELRNASGDCNTYKTGRIGGHNVVLLLLPGMGKVNAATAAASLRSSYTEIKLAILCGICGGVPGVKTSNEVFLGDVVISKSIVQYDLGRKYPNRFAPKDTVEDTLGRPSQGVRSLVATFQTLHGRSDLQRRASQVLEQIQQRAADEGHQNLYRRPAEADRLFEPDYLHRHRNSPSCGCSESEACEDALTTSCEMLQCDHSRIMPRMRPMTQAFEKQTLNDIATQEVRVLVGRLGSADTVLKAGLDRDRIAKEHDLLAFEMEGAGIWDVIPCVVVKAVCDYADSHKNKKWQHFAAATAASATKALLEHYTHMDRHSAPNSWCVSSCSVQRKPGLRWAIRSPQSDQTAFWAHGATRKPVCNTTLKSCALWAWGYRVLWAASLEPRRRLTSCRKTQIALAYTFWLHHAHPDVSVFWVHASNAERFRQAYSSIAQECSIPGHDDPKADILLLVKTWLERGIRGRWLMVIDNADDTHPFFPPHSLAGSINTNPTTDTQGGLGRYIPECGHGSIIITSRNKQTASRFVRGNSLLEVRAMSESETGQLLHTMLDDEFSAEEASVLSAQLEHLPLAIAQAAAFIQENSISIAKYIQLLEESDENLVEQLSEPFEAVGRDSETPHALTATWIVSFNQIQQQDALASELLSFACLLDRQGIPEEFIVSFCNQRNTEVQQISASKIAKALGALKAFSLVSEATDNTIDMHRLVQLVTRKWLEIHGRLAGCVEQALDIVSDLYPDGDHESRQVCQDYLPHANAVLQHKGTGSCDERLAKATLLLHMAGYFLYRGQWTQAEQGAAQSVKLRDEILGKQHPETLTSMNNLALIYSHQGRHKEAEELEVQVLEARKRVLGDEHPGTLLSMINLASTYLHQGRLEEAEELEVQVLEARKRVLGDEHPNTLSSMNNLASTYWNQGRLEEAEELEVQVLEAMKRVLGDEHPSTLISMINLASTYLYQGRLEEAEELEVQVLEAMKRVLGDEHPSTLISMVNLALTYWNQGRLKEAEELEVQVLEARKRVLGDEHPSTLLSMVNLALTYWNQGRLKEAIQLMRDCVRLRQRCLGEDHPDTISSISTLKKWEEDLA; this comes from the exons ATGGCTAGCCAcagtcggcggcgacgccgcgaAGACTTCCAGATTGCGGTCATATGCGCCCTGCCACTCGAATACGACGCCGTTGTCTTCGCCTGCGACGAGATTTGGGAGGAGGATAGAGTCGAGCTGAGAAACGCATCGGGGGACTGCAACACATACAAGACCGGCCGGATAGGAGGCCACAACGTCgttctgcttctcctccctgGTATGGGAAAGGTGaacgcggcgacggcggcggccagcctCCGATCAAGCTACACCGAGATCAAGCTGGCCATCCTGTGTGGAATCTGTGGCGGCGTGCCTGGAGTCAAGACAAGCAACGAGGTTTTCCTAGGGGACGTGGTCATCAGCAAGAGCATCGTGCAATACGACCTGGGCCGGAAGTATCCCAACCGCTTCGCCCCAAAAGACACCGTCGAAGACACCCTAGGAAGACCCAGCCAGGGTGTCCGTTCGCTTGTCGCAACTTTCCAGACGCTCCATGGCCGCAGCGACCTGCAGCGACGAGCCAGCCAGGTTCTAGAGCAGATTCAGCAAAGGGCAGCCGACGAGGGACACCAGAACCTCTACAGACGTCCTGCCGAAGCAGATCGCCTTTTTGAGCCGGACTATCTCCACCGTCATCGCAATTCTCCCAGCTGTGGCTGTAGTGAGTCGGAGGCTTGCGAAGACGCCCTGACTACTTCCTGCGAGATGCTTCAATGCGACCACTCGCGCATCATGCCCAGGATGCGCCCCATGACGCAGGCATTTGAGAAGCAGACACTAAACGACATAGCAACGCAAGAGGTTCGAGTGTTAGTCGGGCGTTTGGGATCCGCCGATACTGTGTTGAAGGCCGGATTGGACCGCGACAGAATCGCTAAAGAGCACGACCTTCTTGCTTTTGAGATGGAGGGAGCCGGCATATGGGACGTGATTCCatgcgtcgtcgtcaaggcggTATGTGACTATGCGGACAGTCATAAAAACAAGAAATGGCAGCATTTTGCTGCAGCAACAGCGGCTTCGGCGACAAAGGCACTTCTCGAGCATTACACGCACATGGACAGACATTCGGCTCCCAATTCATGGT GCGTCAGTTCTTGTTCCGTACAACGAAAACCCGGACTTCGTTGGGCGATCCGAAGCCCTCAATCGGATCAAACTGCTTTTTGGGCACACGGAGCAACACGCAAGCCAGTCTGCAATACCACGCTCAAGAGTTGCGCTCTATGGGCTTGGGGGTATCGGGTACTGTGGGCTGCTTCCCTTgagcctcgacgccgtctaACATCATGCAGGAAAACGCAGATCGCGCTCGCCTATACGTTCTGGTTGCACCACGCGCACCCCGATGTTTCTGTGTTTTGGGTTCACGCCAGCAACGCAGAACGATTTCGCCAAGCGTACTCCTCCATAGCTCAAGAGTGCAGCATTCCTGGACACGATGATCCCAAAGCTGACATACTGTTGCTTGTCAAAACGTGGCTAGAAAGAGGTATTCGAGGGCGGTGGCTCATGGTCATCgacaacgccgacgacacGCATCCGTTCTTCCCACCGCATTCCCTGGCTGGCAGCATTAACACAAATCCGACAACCGACACACAAGGTGGACTAGGACGCTACATCCCCGAGTGTGGACACGgatccatcatcatcacatcAAGAAACAAGCAAACTGCGTCCAGGTTTGTGCGAGGGAACTCACTCCTCGAAGTAAGAGCGATgagcgagagcgagacgGGTCAGCTACTGCACACAatgctcgacgacgagtttTCCGCCGAGGAGGCTTCGGTTCTGTCAGCTCAGCTGGAACATCTACCGCTGGCCATTGCACAAGCCGCCGCATTCATCCAAGAGAACAGCATCTCAATCGCCAAATACATCCAGCTTCTGGAGGAAAGCGACGAGAACCTGGTTGAACAACTGAGCGAGCCATTCGAAGCAGTTGGCAGAGACTCGGAGACACCACACGCACTCACAGCTACATGGATTGTTTCTTTCAATCAGATCCAGCAACAGGATGCTCTTGCTAGCGAACTTCTATCTTTTGCCTGTCTTCTAGACCGTCAAGGCATTCCCGAAGAGTTCATCGTCAGCTTCTGTAACCAGAGAAATACGGAGGTACAGCAGATCAGCGCAAGCAAAATCGCCAAGGCCCTAGGAGCACTGAAGGCGTTTTCATTAGTGTCAGAGGCAACAGACAATACCATCGATATGCATCGGCTAGTACAGCTAGTCACACGAAAATGGTTGGAAATTCATGGcagactggctggctgtgtgGAACAAGCGCTCGACATAGTGTCAGACCTATATCCCGATGGTGATCATGAGAGTCGGCAGGTCTGTCAGGACTACCTTCCTCATGCCAATGCCGTTCTTCAACACAAGGGGACTGGTTCTTGTGATGAGCGGCTTGCAAAGGCAACCCTTTTGCTGCATATGGCTGGCTATTTTCTGTATCGCGGTCAGTGGACACAGGCAGAACAGGGTGCAGCCCAATCTGTAAAGCTGCGGGATGAAATCCTTGGAAAGCAACATCCTGAAACTTTAACCAGCATGAACAACCTGGCATTAATATACTCACACCAAGGACGGCATAAGGAGGCAGAAGAGCTAGAGGTACAGGTCCTAGAGGCAAGGAAAAGGGTGCTTGGGGATGAACATCCTGGCACGCTTCTCAGCATGATAAATCTAGCATCAACATACTTACACCAAGGCCGGCTGGAGGAGGCAGAAGAGCTAGAGGTACAGGTGCTAGAGGCAAGGAAAAGGGTGCTTGGGGATGAACATCCTAACACGCTTAGCAGCATGAACAACCTAGCATCAACATACTGGAACCAAGGACGGCTGGAGGAGGCAGAAGAGCTAGAGGTACAGGTCCTAGAGGCAATGAAAAGGGTGCTTGGGGATGAACACCCTAGTACGCTTATCAGCATGATAAATCTAGCATCAACATACTTATACCAAGGCCGGCTGGAGGAGGCAGAAGAGCTAGAGGTACAGGTGCTCGAGGCAATGAAAAGGGTGCTTGGGGATGAACACCCTAGTACGCTTATCAGCATGGTAAATCTAGCATTAACATACTGGAACCAAGGCCGGCTGAAAGAGGCAGAAGAGCTAGAGGTACAGGTCCTAGAGGCAAGGAAAAGGGTGCTTGGGGATGAACATCCTAGCACGCTTCTCAGCATGGTAAATCTAGCATTAACATACTGGAACCAAGGCCGGCTGAAAGAGGCAATCCAGTTGATGCGCGACTGCgttcggcttcggcagcgCTGTCTTGGAGAGGATCATCCCGACACTATATCCTCCATTTCAACCCTTAAAAAGTGGGAGGAGGATCTTGCATAA
- a CDS encoding Rxt2-like protein: MSEMMGSMPRTSDTVDETFAYPFFLPPPNARPDRIVGLPEAEVEDIRRLLALYVQEKEKVCRGTTKLHEGILMS; this comes from the exons ATGTCCGAGATGATGGGCTCGATGCCACGGA CATCGGACACGGTGGACGAGACATTCGCGTACCCGTTCttcctgccgccgccaaacgCTCGGCCAGACCGGATTGTGGGTCTTccggaggccgaggtcgaggataTCCGGCGGCTGCTCGCGCTCTACGtgcaggagaaggagaaggtcTGCCGTGGGACCACGAAACTACATGAAGGAATCTTGATGTCTTAG